The genomic stretch TCCTCGCAAGTTCCTCGTGTTTCAAGGTAGAACGACGCATTTCTACTTCAATTTTTTCAGTTTTGCTTATGGAGTTGAATTTTGATGGCGCTGATGTTTTTGTTTTGAAGGATTTTATCGGTTGTTGGAAGTGTTGAATCATTGATGCCTCTTCATAGTGCCATTGCTGATGCTAGACTCACTTCTAATATCGCCTCTGATTCCACTTGCTGGAGCTGGCTTTCTCAAGGTACTTCTTATGCTTAATCTCTTTTTGATAATTGTGACGCCATGGCTATTTTTTTCTTCTGTATTTACATAATATCATATTCAAACCTAAATGTTGTTAGTTTATTGTAGTTATTTCCATTGTCTTGTGCAATTGATGATGATTATGTTGAATTTGAATTCTCTTGAAAGCTCTTTCCATGTTGTTATTGATGCTTAATCAGTTAGCTAAGCAAATTCATAACCAAATGCCCTTCCTACCACCCATATATAAAACAAGAATTGAAATGTTTTTAGAGAGTATTGATAATTTCTTAATATTCTTTTCTCCAAAATATCTATTTCATTTATGAACTCAATTTTGGCGGCGAAACATTGGTTCATTCAATGAATCACAGACACGACACGAGTGTGGAATACGAGTATGGGATATTCGCTACGATGATAGGTTATTCTTTGAAAAATATAGGATACAATACGTATAAGATACATTGGAAAAAAAATTAGACATCAGTTAAATCATTGTCTAACAAAAATCAAACTCAGAACACAAGTTTTAACACTAGTAAATATTAAATCTAAGCTAAGATATTGGAATAGAACCCTTGAAGTTGCATCACTGTCTCTTGATGAGCCAAATTTGGAAGCCGCTCTATTTACCAATAATGGTAAGAGAGGTGATGTCATTGATACTATTCCAATATCCTAGTAATGTCTTAAAAgttgttttctaaattttgtttttgttacAATGGTTTACATGATCTCTAACTCTAATATTTATCTATGCATCTTAAATGTATCATATCTTATATTTTTCTAAAAACATTTTTAATTCTTATTTTGTATATAGTGTAATTCCACAAAAAACATTTAGGACGGTTGTTTTGGATGGCCCGTCGTATGTGCTTTGAGGGAGGTTTGATATACAACGAAGGCTCTGTCTGTGTCGCAAACGAACTTGGTTTCTATTGGTGCTTTATTAGCTTTGCGACTCCCTGATTCATTCCACCATGACTTTGtgatttatttgatttttttggTTTATGTTCTGTTTTTTTAAGGTCAGTTGGCTTGTCAGAAGGGGGTTTATGCAGTTTTTATTAGGTTGTGGAAGGGCTGTTTTGTTTTGCTGCCAGGGTACTGTCTCTTTTTGTTTTGGAGAATTGGTTTCCATTCTGCAGTCAATTTCTAGAAGTGCATAGGAGATTTTCTATTTGTCTTGGTAATGGGTGGTGATTCTTTTTACTTGAAGTAGGGAGTTTAGTTGCAGGTTTTGCTTTTTGTCATAGGATTTCCTTTCTTAAGTTTTAATTTCATGCCTCCATTTCTATAGCTTTGGTTTTATTGAAAGGCTAATTGATAGCTTTATAATCTCAGTACTCTTGGTTGTCTGTTAGCACTTCTTGTGCTTACTTTGAATCTTTATTAATACATTTTGATTATTCAAAGAAAAAAAGTGTTCCAACACCCTCAAAACTTTTCCATGCATCTCCACCAATGACCCACATCTTACTACTCTCTTTGTATTCTTTGCTTTTCCTACCCAAAAGCCTCAAATTTGTATGCATAGATCCTCCAATTCTTTGCTTTTCCTAAGCCAAGATATTCCGATTCCCAGCAAGATGAAGAGCTTCATTGCGATTCTTCACATTCTGGTATATCAgaattttttgtttttaaagaAATTTTTTGGATACTCCTTTGCTACGTATGGAGGATGTAGCGGTACATATCAGATGCGATTCAGCAAAGTTTTTGTGTATCGGTGTTTCATTACCGTGCGTTAGATACTATAAAATTTAAGGTTACCATGTTTGCTACGAAAattaaaacaactcaaatattTGAAGTATAATTTGATTCTTGAAAGTGATAGTTTGTGTTGTTTGGTCCTTCAAAGTGTATGTCTGTACAATTTAATTTCCAAAAGAAACAATTTGATAAACACTGATGTAGATTCCTATTTACCCAGAGCCAACTATATTGCCTCAATGGTATTGACACTAAGTTATTTTACTTACCTGTGTAAAAACTAAAAATACTTGGGTACCAAATTCCTCAATTATAGTTATATCACTTTCAGGCGGGCAACTGATATGGTAATCAGTAACTACCTATTTCTTCTTTATGCTCATCCTGATATCTTCTTTTACTTTGTTGTATAGGACTTGAAAAAACATTGTGACAGACCTGCTGGATCCATTCAAGATGAAAAACTATTTTTTCCTTGGTCTCACTGTATGATGGGAAAATAACTTCACAATTGAAATTTTGGTCACAGTAGTTGTAGTCTGTATTCTGTGCCAACTGCAGACTTGTATTATTCAATTTCCTTATTTGCTTAAAAGTTGATCCATGTAGCCGACCCCGCTTAGTGGGATAAGACttgtttgttgttgttgctacTTGAAAATATACAATCAACATGATAATCACACTCAAATTTTAGCTCTGAAGTCTATCTAAGTTCCAATAAGTTCCAATAGCTTAATCCTAAGAAAGATTAACTTAAGTTTAATAAGTTCCATGTTGGTGTTTATAATTAAGTTTTAAGTTCTTATACTTAATTCCCCCAGATTTTGCTTCCTCTTGCTGATTGTAATCCATATTTTTTCGTTGGTGTGTGTCCTAGACTTTGCAGTTCCCCGGTGATAAAGACTAAAGAATTCAATGATTTCAATCCTTGTTTGGTTGCATTAAAGAGTTAACATTGGTTAACATCTTAAAATTGGCTTATTTCCTTTATGGCTGCCAAATTATCTTGATTCCCATGATTCAGTATCACAAACTCATTTGAAAATTGTATTGTTAGTAATGTAAACCTCCATAAATTTTCAGAACATTATGATTTAAACGCAATGCATTATTCTCAAATTTGATGAATCAATCACACCTTTCACCTCCAAGAGGTCTTTTGAATTTTAGATATTTGTATGCTTTGAAATAGTGATTAGGAAACCTTTTCTTCAACCTTTGGAAAGAGAAAATAAAGATATCTATTAGGCTTGGTTGGGTTATGAGTGTTGCTAGCAT from Lathyrus oleraceus cultivar Zhongwan6 chromosome 7, CAAS_Psat_ZW6_1.0, whole genome shotgun sequence encodes the following:
- the LOC127105986 gene encoding protein NONRESPONDING TO OXYLIPINS 2, mitochondrial isoform X1, which produces MASAFCKSAARVASSSFANRSRTFAQKPSVPLLFSSQVPRVSRILSVVGSVESLMPLHSAIADARLTSNIASDSTCWSWLSQGLEKTL
- the LOC127105986 gene encoding protein NONRESPONDING TO OXYLIPINS 2, mitochondrial isoform X2 — protein: MASAFCKSAARVASSSFANRSRTFAQKPSVPLLFSSQVPRVSRILSVVGSVESLMPLHSAIADARLTSNIASDSTCWSWLSQDFAVPR